The Thermodesulfobacterium sp. TA1 sequence TGGCGCTAAATTTTTCCTTAATCTTGGCATAAAGTATTAAGCCTAAGTGTTTAAAGGTAAAACCTTTTTCTACTGCTTGTTTAGATATCCTAAGCCACATCAAATGCCTTTGTCCTACATGCATAACCCCTTGGGCATAGTTTATTAAATAATGGAACTGCCTTTCTATGATAGGTTCAAAATCTTCTTGCATGTTAGCCCCTGCTACCTCAACCACCACCGCTAAAGGCAACCTATAAGGAGGTCCCTGTTCTGAAAGGTCTTTTAGGTCTGAAATGTCTGGACCTATAACCTCTATCTTCCCATCTTCTACCTCGTCTAAAGGTTTAGATACCAAAAGCTCAACCCCTAAGGTTTTACCACCTCCACACTCTAAATACAAGTCTTCTTTCCTGACCCTTTCTCCTTCAAAAGAGGCTGCATAGGCTACAGGAATATCAAGCTTAACCGAGGTAATTTTAAGCCCCCTTACCTCTAAGGCTGTATCCACCATCTTATCAACAGGCACATTAGCCACTAAATGTTCATAAAGACATACTCCAGGAACTTTTATCTCAGGTAGGTCCACGTTGGTTATTACCGGACATCCCAGGTTAAAAACACCCAAGGCATTAGCCGCCAACTCTGGAGAGGGAGCACCGAAAGACAACACAAAGGCAAAAGTTCGGTCTTTGTTGTAAAGAAGATTTTTTTGTGCTTCTCCTGGTTTAACACCTCCAAAAGACATGGCAACCCTGCAAGCAAATCCTATAGCAAAGGCAACAGAACTTATCTCAGGACCAAAAGGAACCAGCCTGGTTGACCAACCAAGTTGAACTCCTTCTTTAGCAAGTAATTCTGCTAAACTAATCCCTTTCCCTGTCCCGTGAAGGAATACATACAGATTTTTTTCTTGTAGCTCTCTGATGATTTTTATAGCACTTTCTATGTCTTCAGGAGCCCCTAAAATAGCTGCAAAACCAGGGGCTGTGCCATCTACAAACTCAACCCCTCTTTTTCTAAAAACCACGTCATCTGCCGCACCAAGCCAAAGTTTGCCCTCTTCAGGATCCTCAGAAAGACAATAAAAATCCGGTTGTTTAAGATATCTAATAGCCTCGATAATTTCCTCAGCAAAAAGGGCTACAATGCCTGCATCTAAAGCCTTACCCCAAAAGAAAAAATCAGAAGAACTATCCTTAGGCAAAAGCTTTTTAATCTCTTCCAAAACCTCTCCACAATCACCTAACCTTTTTACAGGATATCCTAAAAGCGCATAGATTATAGGAAAAAAATAAGCAGTATTAGGAAACCCAACAGCCTTTTCTTTCCCAAAAACCTTTACAGCTTCTTCATATTCCTCTAAGGCCTTTTCAAAAATCAAATAAGCCCCTTTTATACCTATCTCACAAACTATCTTAGACATCGCCTACCTCTTAAGTTTTTTGATCACATTAAGTCCAAAATAGACTAAACATTTTTTTGGTTAAAGCTACTGTTTTGGGATGTCTGAGGATAAAAAGTTCCCCTCCTGCTAAAGCTAGACACAAGGCAGTGATTGTCTCCATCATCACCCCTCTCATTTCAGCCTCTCCCATAAGCTCATCAGAAGGAAGGCTTACCTCTTTAGTTTTCCATACCTCTCTACCTATATTACAGATAAAAGGGTTTTGAAGCTTTTGGTCGTTGGCATAAAGGGCAGCAAGCCTTATTCTTTCCATCACAGAGTAGGTATATTCAAGCCCATATCCAAGAGCCCCTACAGAAGGGTCCATGATGATTTTTTCTAAAGGCACCCCTAAGTTTTCAAGTAAAATGTTTAACTGTTTGGCTATGTTTACATCGATAGGACTTTGGGCTATTACCGGCAGTTGATAACCCAAGGCCACCGCACCTAAAGTACGGTAATTTTCCTCAACTATAGGCCCAAAAAATACGTTGTCATCTTTTATAACCTCTGCCACCTCTTTAAGCACTTCTGTGTCTTTTTCTGGATTATCACTCCCCCATATAATCAACGGGACCTCTACCGCTTCTCTAACCTTTTGTATAACCTTTTTGGCATGGTCTGGTCCCAAGTCTAAATAATTAGGGTCTGTACCTAATAAGTACACACAGATGGCTTCTGCCCCATATTCTTCTACACATTTTTTAGCCCAAGCCCCTGGGTCATGCCATACATCTCTAAAGTATTTAGCAACCACCTCTGGATAATCTTCCGGAACTACGTCTAAAACCTCCATAGCGACCTTTAACGGCTGGCCTAAATTACCCTCAAAGCCATGAAAAGGTAAAACCTCAGCTCCTCCGACGTTTAATGCTTTGTCTCCCTTTCCAAAGAATATTTCTCTAATCTTGCCTGAACTAAGTTCACGATACAACTCTTCAGGAAGCCCTCTTATCCTTTCGGAAACACTGCGATATTCGCCTTTTATAATCTTTATGGGTTCTGGCTTTGGAGCAGAAGTTTTTGCCTCGGGTTCCTTTACTAAAACCGGCTCTTTGGGCATTACTGAAACAACCGGTTTTTCTAAAGGCCTTTCTTTTACTGGCTCCTCCTTTTTCCCTGTAATTAAGGTTTCAAGCCTTAAAAGATGAGCTTTCAAGTTTTTTATCTCCTCTTCTAACTGCCTTTTATCTTCGTCTTTAAAAGAAAAGATCTTCTGCTCTTCTACGAGGTCTTCTGGAGGTAAGGGACGAGGATAAAAACCTGTTTTCTTAAGGATTTCAGGCAAGTACTCTTCCCAGCCTATAGCCATCAAATGAAATCCTCTTACTCCAGGAATTTCTTTTATTTTTTCTATCAACTCTACCGCTATCTGGATGCCTTCTTCTAAGGGGTCTTTAGCCTCGCGCATCCTTTTAACCAAATCTTCAGGAACGCAAGACCCTGGCAAATTGCTTTTAATATATTCGATCATACGAAAAGATTTAGGAGGAACGATACCAGCCAAGATATATGCCTTTTCCGTAAGTCCTTCGTTGTGGGCGATATACATAAACTGTTTAAACTTGGTTACATCATAAACTAACTGAGTCTGAATAAACTCAGCCCCTGCCCTAATTTTTTTAGCCAATCTTCTTACACGATATTCTGTTGGATCAGCAAAAGGGTTTTCTGTAGCCCCTAAAAAATAGGCTGGCCTTTCTCCCTTTATTTCTTCTCCGTTTAAAAACTTTCCTTCTTTAAGTTTATTAACCATCGCTATCAGCTGAACAGAGTCTAGATCAAACACCGGTTTTGCCTCGGGATGGTTACCAAACTTTGGATGGTCTCCTGTAGTGCAGAAAAGATTCTTTATTCCTAAGGCCCAAGCTCCAAGAAGGTCTGACTGCATAGCAATCCGGTTTCTATCTCTACAGGTCATCTGCAGGATAGGCTCTATACCCTCAGACATAAGGGCTAAACAACCTGCTAAGCTTGAAAGCCTTACCATGGCAACTTGACAGTCAGTCACATTCGCTGCGTCTACATATCCTTTAAGCACCCTTGCCTTCTTTTTTAAAGGCTCAAGACTTGCGTTCTTCGGTGGAGCAAATTCACAAGTAATAGCCATATAACCAGATTTTAAAACCCTTTCTAAATGACTTCTAAACCTCACCTGACCTCTCCCATTAAAATGTTAGGTCTTCCCTTTCTCTTTTTCTTGGACCTTCTCCGTAGGTTGTCCTCCAATCCTTTGGAGGAAAAATCTCATCAAGATTGTTAAGTTCTCCTCTATTTTGGAGTCTCGTAACGATTTCATACCAAACACAAGGTATTTCCGGATTGACCTCGCATCTTTCTGTTTGAGACCCTCCACATGGTCCATTCAAAAGGCCTTTAGGACATCTGGCAATCGGACAAAGCCCTGCAGTCTTATCGATAAAACAATCTCCGCAGGCTCGGCATCTCTCCTCCCAGACCCCAACCCCAAGATGTGCTCCTATAAACAAGGTATCGGTTCCAGGATAAACCCTTAACTCAGGATAAAGGTCGGCTATTAAGTTTACTCCTACCCCACAAGCTAAGCTTAATACTGCGTCGGCTTCTTTAGCAACCTCAGGTAAACCCTTTAATCCTACAGGATCACACTGCCTGATAAGGGTTTTTCCAACTGCGGTAAACTTTTTATCCTCCTTTGCCGCTATAAGGTTTAAACTTGAAACCAAAAGCTTTACCTCCCGGTCCCCTCCGGTAGCACAAATCCCAGAACATCCTCTACAGCCTAAAACTAAAACCTTTTTAAACTTACTTAAAATTTCCCAAAGTTTTTCTACAGGTTTTAACTCAGTAATTACCATAAGCCTTCTCCGTTAAACTTTAAAAACCTCTTTCCACAAAGCATCTTCCTTTTCTTTACTAAAATAATCAAACCTTATCCTGTAGTCTTCTGCCCATCTTCCTAAAAATTTTTTTATGGTCTCTATCCTTTTTTCTGCCCTAAGATTTCCTATCCTTCCCTTACATATACCTTTTTTACAGGCTAAAACAAACACCTGCTGAAATCCCTCTTCCAAAACTTTCAACAACTCAACTGAAGTTAAACTTCCTGCACAGTCTAAAGTTTTAAAAACTATGTTTTCTTTTTCCTTAAACCTTTCTTCTAACCCAAGCTCCTTGCAACCAAAAACCAAAGTCTTTATCTTCATTCTTCCTCCATAAGGGTTAAACGACCTTAATGGTTATTGCCTCAGAAGGACATTCTCCCACACAAACACCACAACCTGTACATCTTTGCAAATCTATTAAAAGGCTGTTTAAACCATGGTCTATAAAAATGGCGGAAAAAGGACAGACCTTTAAACAGGCAAAACAGGTGATACACCTTTGTCGGTTTAGCTCAGCTATTTTTAGCGGTGAAACCTTAGAGGGGAACCTATTCCTTATACTTTGTAAAACCACCTTTTGATAAAAAGATATATGCTCTGAAGAAGATAAAGCCCTCCTCATTTCCATGTCAAAAAGCACACGAGGCTTTGGCTGTTCTATACCTAAAGCTTTTCTTTTTGCTTCTATCTTTTGCAAAATGACTTCTAAAATCGGTTCTATCGGGCTAACCCCTTCAAAAAAGGTAAACCCTTTACTAAACAGATTAAAAGGTAAAAACTCCTTTCCTATACCTAAAACCTCTACCCCTAAACCTAAAAAGGCTGGAATAAAAAGCCCTGGGGTTTCCCCTTTGAGATGTTTCTCAGAACAGTTTAAAACCACCAAAGGTAGTTCTGCAAAAGTTTTTCCTAAACCTCCATAAGATACCATTTCCGACATGATAGAAAAAACCTCAGCCTGTCCTCTTAAACCTAATACCGGAGGCAACCCAAAAGCTTCTAAAAACTCTCTAAGCCTATCCCCAGCCTCCTCCATCCACTCAAAAAAAATTGCCTTTTTCTTTCCGTTTTCTTTTGTATCTCCTTTTACATACCATACCCATATGTTTTCTTTTAAAAGTCCTTTAATTAAAGAAACATAAGGTTCTTCTAAAAAAGAGCCTTCAAATAATACCAAACCTTTTAGATAGCCTGCTTTTAAGTTTTCATTAATAGGACCTAAGGAAGCCCGAAAAGTTCCCCCAAGGGTGTGCATCAAGTCTTCACATCCGATCCCTTCTATAAACCTTTCCTTTTCCTCTTCTTCTATGTCTTCCTCAACAAAACTCAACCCAAGACCCTGAAAACAAGACCTAAAAATTTCTACCCCAAAAACATAAGCCAAAGAAAGCTTCATCAACTGTTTATTAAAAGTAGCTTCTTCTATCTTTTTAGAAAAAATCTGATCATAGGTAAAAGCTATTTCTTTTTCTATACCATCAGGTAAAAGCCCTT is a genomic window containing:
- the acsB gene encoding acetyl-CoA decarbonylase/synthase complex subunit alpha/beta, with translation MSKIVCEIGIKGAYLIFEKALEEYEEAVKVFGKEKAVGFPNTAYFFPIIYALLGYPVKRLGDCGEVLEEIKKLLPKDSSSDFFFWGKALDAGIVALFAEEIIEAIRYLKQPDFYCLSEDPEEGKLWLGAADDVVFRKRGVEFVDGTAPGFAAILGAPEDIESAIKIIRELQEKNLYVFLHGTGKGISLAELLAKEGVQLGWSTRLVPFGPEISSVAFAIGFACRVAMSFGGVKPGEAQKNLLYNKDRTFAFVLSFGAPSPELAANALGVFNLGCPVITNVDLPEIKVPGVCLYEHLVANVPVDKMVDTALEVRGLKITSVKLDIPVAYAASFEGERVRKEDLYLECGGGKTLGVELLVSKPLDEVEDGKIEVIGPDISDLKDLSEQGPPYRLPLAVVVEVAGANMQEDFEPIIERQFHYLINYAQGVMHVGQRHLMWLRISKQAVEKGFTFKHLGLILYAKIKEKFSAILDKVQVKIYTREPEVREILEKAKEIYRVRDERIAGLVDEKVDVFYSCTLCQSFAPSHVCVITPERVGMCGAYNWLDGKAGYEINPTGPNRPIPKGEGLDPVYGYFSGINEFVKEASRGKVQQVALYSIMKDPMTACGCFECIAAVLPEVNGIMIVNRDYTGLTPTGMKFSTMAGMVGGGVQTPGFLGVAKHYIVSPKFLMAEGGLKRVVWMPKNLKEELKDKLQQRAEEIGIPDLVEKIADETVANTEEEVKTWVEKVNHPVLTLPPLIE
- a CDS encoding acetyl-CoA decarbonylase/synthase complex subunit delta yields the protein MRFRSHLERVLKSGYMAITCEFAPPKNASLEPLKKKARVLKGYVDAANVTDCQVAMVRLSSLAGCLALMSEGIEPILQMTCRDRNRIAMQSDLLGAWALGIKNLFCTTGDHPKFGNHPEAKPVFDLDSVQLIAMVNKLKEGKFLNGEEIKGERPAYFLGATENPFADPTEYRVRRLAKKIRAGAEFIQTQLVYDVTKFKQFMYIAHNEGLTEKAYILAGIVPPKSFRMIEYIKSNLPGSCVPEDLVKRMREAKDPLEEGIQIAVELIEKIKEIPGVRGFHLMAIGWEEYLPEILKKTGFYPRPLPPEDLVEEQKIFSFKDEDKRQLEEEIKNLKAHLLRLETLITGKKEEPVKERPLEKPVVSVMPKEPVLVKEPEAKTSAPKPEPIKIIKGEYRSVSERIRGLPEELYRELSSGKIREIFFGKGDKALNVGGAEVLPFHGFEGNLGQPLKVAMEVLDVVPEDYPEVVAKYFRDVWHDPGAWAKKCVEEYGAEAICVYLLGTDPNYLDLGPDHAKKVIQKVREAVEVPLIIWGSDNPEKDTEVLKEVAEVIKDDNVFFGPIVEENYRTLGAVALGYQLPVIAQSPIDVNIAKQLNILLENLGVPLEKIIMDPSVGALGYGLEYTYSVMERIRLAALYANDQKLQNPFICNIGREVWKTKEVSLPSDELMGEAEMRGVMMETITALCLALAGGELFILRHPKTVALTKKMFSLFWT
- a CDS encoding methylenetetrahydrofolate reductase C-terminal domain-containing protein; protein product: MVITELKPVEKLWEILSKFKKVLVLGCRGCSGICATGGDREVKLLVSSLNLIAAKEDKKFTAVGKTLIRQCDPVGLKGLPEVAKEADAVLSLACGVGVNLIADLYPELRVYPGTDTLFIGAHLGVGVWEERCRACGDCFIDKTAGLCPIARCPKGLLNGPCGGSQTERCEVNPEIPCVWYEIVTRLQNRGELNNLDEIFPPKDWRTTYGEGPRKREREDLTF
- a CDS encoding hydrogenase iron-sulfur subunit, giving the protein MKIKTLVFGCKELGLEERFKEKENIVFKTLDCAGSLTSVELLKVLEEGFQQVFVLACKKGICKGRIGNLRAEKRIETIKKFLGRWAEDYRIRFDYFSKEKEDALWKEVFKV
- a CDS encoding 4Fe-4S binding protein, whose product is MLDAKEQLKDLGLSLVKDYGLHLFKLKGYLFKIEKALFSGNSISLKKPEKLNLLIRLLGLEANLPERVLLSETIKKLLRLFTDNNLLNQAGVFFPQEMFFQLKDQGLLPDGIEKEIAFTYDQIFSKKIEEATFNKQLMKLSLAYVFGVEIFRSCFQGLGLSFVEEDIEEEEKERFIEGIGCEDLMHTLGGTFRASLGPINENLKAGYLKGLVLFEGSFLEEPYVSLIKGLLKENIWVWYVKGDTKENGKKKAIFFEWMEEAGDRLREFLEAFGLPPVLGLRGQAEVFSIMSEMVSYGGLGKTFAELPLVVLNCSEKHLKGETPGLFIPAFLGLGVEVLGIGKEFLPFNLFSKGFTFFEGVSPIEPILEVILQKIEAKRKALGIEQPKPRVLFDMEMRRALSSSEHISFYQKVVLQSIRNRFPSKVSPLKIAELNRQRCITCFACLKVCPFSAIFIDHGLNSLLIDLQRCTGCGVCVGECPSEAITIKVV